One Spiribacter halobius DNA segment encodes these proteins:
- a CDS encoding deoxyguanosinetriphosphate triphosphohydrolase: MPEPLGDPPGLAPYAERPSTSRGRQHGEHAPDLRNAFQRDRDRIIHSSAFRRLEYKTQVFVNHEGDLFRTRLTHTLEVAQIARTIARALALNEDLTEAIALAHDLGHTAFGHAGQDALDACMAEHGGFEHNLQSLRVVDLLEARYPGFDGLNLTFETREGLVKRCPLHHAERLGDIGRRFLDGTQPGLEAQLTNIADEIAYNSHDIDDGLRAGLLTVSQLREVPLVGDILTEVTAEHPDLGERRLIYAAVRRLIGHQVRDLVDASRARIDAAAPASPDAARALPEPLVGFSDAMRERHQALKAYLYEHLYRHYRVHRMTTKAARVVRELFTTLFGDPRLLPPQFRADAEAREARRGDRGRARAVADYIAGMTDRFALDEHERLHTPKRLT, encoded by the coding sequence ATGCCTGAGCCCCTCGGCGACCCGCCCGGCCTCGCCCCCTATGCCGAGCGCCCATCGACCAGCCGCGGCCGGCAGCACGGCGAGCACGCGCCGGACCTGCGCAACGCCTTCCAGCGCGATCGCGACCGCATCATCCACAGCAGCGCCTTCCGCCGCCTCGAGTACAAGACCCAGGTGTTCGTGAACCACGAGGGTGACCTGTTCCGCACCCGGCTCACGCACACCCTCGAGGTGGCTCAGATCGCGCGCACCATCGCCCGGGCCCTGGCCCTCAACGAGGACCTCACCGAGGCCATCGCGCTCGCCCACGACCTCGGACACACCGCCTTCGGCCATGCCGGCCAGGACGCGCTCGACGCCTGCATGGCAGAGCATGGCGGCTTCGAGCACAACCTGCAGTCGCTACGGGTCGTGGACCTGCTGGAGGCGCGCTACCCCGGCTTCGACGGGCTCAACCTCACCTTCGAGACCCGCGAGGGCCTCGTGAAGCGCTGCCCGCTCCACCATGCCGAGCGCCTCGGCGACATCGGCCGGCGCTTTCTGGACGGCACCCAGCCCGGCCTCGAGGCCCAGCTCACCAACATCGCCGATGAGATCGCCTACAACAGCCACGACATCGACGACGGACTGCGTGCCGGTCTGCTCACCGTCAGCCAGCTCCGCGAGGTGCCGCTAGTCGGGGATATCCTCACCGAGGTGACGGCCGAGCACCCGGACCTCGGCGAGCGCCGCCTGATCTACGCCGCAGTACGCCGGCTGATCGGCCACCAGGTGCGGGACCTGGTGGATGCGAGCCGCGCCCGCATCGACGCCGCGGCACCGGCATCGCCGGACGCCGCACGGGCACTGCCCGAGCCGCTGGTCGGCTTCAGCGATGCGATGCGCGAGCGGCATCAGGCGCTGAAGGCCTATCTCTACGAGCACCTCTACCGCCACTACCGCGTCCACCGGATGACCACCAAGGCCGCCCGCGTGGTGCGCGAGCTCTTCACCACCCTGTTCGGGGACCCGCGCCTGCTGCCGCCCCAGTTCCGCGCCGACGCCGAGGCCCGCGAGGCCCGCCGGGGCGACCGCGGCCGCGCCCGCGCCGTGGCGGACTACATCGCGGGCATGACCGACCGCTTCGCGCTGGATGAGCATGAGCGGCTGCACACCCCCAAGCGCCTGACCTGA
- the aroB gene encoding 3-dehydroquinate synthase: protein MPANPERRQVRVELPGRAYPIEIGRGLLDDGATVAGAVPGRQVLLVSNETVAPHYLARLEAALEGRLTASVVLPDGEAHKRLETTMAVYDQLIDAGFDRGCTVVALGGGVIGDLAGFAAATYQRGVAFVQVPTTLLAMVDSSVGGKTGVNHPRGKNMIGAFHQPRAVIADLAVLDTLPDRELRAGLAEVIKYGLLGDPEFLAWLEADIERLLAREPDALAYAVERSCRNKAAIVVEDEREAGRRALLNLGHTFGHAIEAATGYGPWLHGEAIAAGQCMAAWMSAELGWITPADYERVAALFARAGLPTRPPGIGGAAFRRHMAVDKKARDGQLRLVLLRRPGEAVVTGDYPATALTATLAHFEAHHA from the coding sequence TTGCCCGCGAACCCTGAACGCCGCCAGGTCCGCGTCGAGCTGCCGGGCCGCGCGTACCCCATCGAGATCGGCCGTGGACTGCTGGACGACGGCGCCACCGTCGCCGGCGCCGTACCCGGACGCCAGGTCCTGCTGGTGAGCAACGAGACCGTGGCGCCCCACTACCTCGCCCGCCTGGAGGCCGCCCTTGAGGGCCGCCTCACCGCGAGCGTCGTGCTCCCCGATGGCGAGGCCCACAAGCGCCTCGAGACCACCATGGCGGTCTACGACCAGCTCATCGACGCCGGCTTCGACCGCGGCTGCACCGTGGTGGCCCTGGGCGGCGGGGTGATCGGCGACCTCGCCGGCTTCGCCGCCGCCACCTACCAGCGGGGGGTGGCCTTCGTGCAGGTGCCGACCACGCTGCTCGCCATGGTGGACTCCTCCGTGGGCGGCAAGACCGGCGTCAACCACCCGCGAGGCAAGAACATGATCGGCGCCTTCCACCAGCCGCGGGCGGTGATCGCCGACCTCGCCGTGCTCGACACCCTCCCGGACCGCGAGCTGCGCGCGGGCCTGGCGGAGGTGATCAAGTACGGCCTGCTCGGCGACCCCGAATTCCTGGCCTGGCTGGAGGCGGACATCGAGCGCCTGCTGGCACGGGAGCCGGACGCCCTCGCCTACGCCGTGGAGCGCTCCTGCCGGAACAAGGCGGCCATTGTGGTCGAGGACGAGCGCGAGGCCGGGCGCCGGGCGCTGCTCAACCTCGGCCACACCTTCGGCCACGCCATCGAGGCAGCCACCGGCTACGGCCCCTGGCTGCACGGCGAGGCCATCGCCGCGGGCCAGTGCATGGCGGCCTGGATGTCCGCCGAGCTCGGCTGGATCACCCCCGCCGACTACGAGCGGGTGGCGGCGCTGTTCGCCCGGGCGGGCCTGCCTACCCGCCCTCCGGGCATCGGCGGGGCCGCCTTCCGCCGGCACATGGCGGTGGACAAGAAGGCCCGGGACGGCCAGCTGCGCCTGGTGCTGCTGCGACGCCCCGGGGAGGCGGTGGTAACCGGGGACTATCCGGCCACGGCGCTGACGGCGACCCTCGCGCACTTCGAGGCCCACCATGCCTGA
- the aroK gene encoding shikimate kinase AroK has protein sequence MAQADRIFLVGPMGAGKSTVGRRLARQLGLRFVDLDQALESRTGVDIPRIFDIEGEAGFRRREAALLDELTREPGIVLATGGGAITTESNRQHLAGRGLVVYLRAPVEVQLARTRHSSRPLLKCADPYARLEGLLAERAPLYEGIADLVVDAAEGGPDRLARRIATLIEEAPLAREP, from the coding sequence ATGGCGCAGGCGGATCGCATATTCCTGGTCGGCCCCATGGGCGCGGGCAAGAGCACCGTGGGGCGGCGGCTCGCACGCCAGCTTGGGCTGCGCTTCGTGGACCTGGATCAGGCCCTCGAGTCCCGGACCGGGGTCGACATCCCGCGCATCTTCGACATCGAGGGCGAGGCCGGCTTCCGACGCCGGGAGGCGGCACTGCTGGACGAGCTCACCCGGGAGCCCGGCATTGTCCTCGCCACCGGGGGCGGCGCCATCACCACCGAGAGTAACCGCCAGCATCTTGCCGGCCGCGGCCTGGTGGTCTATCTGCGCGCCCCGGTGGAGGTGCAGCTCGCGCGCACCCGCCACAGCAGCCGCCCGCTGCTGAAGTGCGCCGACCCGTACGCCCGCCTGGAGGGGCTGCTGGCCGAGCGCGCCCCGCTCTACGAGGGCATCGCGGACCTCGTCGTCGACGCCGCCGAGGGCGGCCCGGACCGTCTTGCCCGCCGCATCGCCACGCTGATCGAGGAGGCGCCACTTGCCCGCGAACCCTGA
- the pilQ gene encoding type IV pilus secretin PilQ family protein, whose protein sequence is MTRNHNGRRRMCRFHAAALALLLLLIAGSAGAATLQDVDYSALPGNAVQITFNLDEPVEAPRTFNTENPARIALDFVGVRNGLAERSVDIGEGVVEGLSTAEAGGRTRAVLRLSRLVPFDVKVQGNQVFVTVAATAGDSAPAASAQPVANGNGEAGAAADADDGGRRINGVDFRRGGDGSARIIVELSDETTPVDVNREGGRIVVDFLGASVPDRLQRRLDVTDFATPARFVETRQRNGDTRVAIDAEGEYDQIAYQADNTFTIELQPITEAEQERRAREEPEYTGERLSLNFQDIEVRSVLQLIADFTGLNIVVSDSVSGNITLRLQNVPWDQALDIILQTKGLDKRTNGNVMLVAPAEEIAARERQELESREQLRALTPLRSEFIEINYAKAADLAELIRGIGGDGGEDGGDEGLLSERGSISIDERTNTLIVRDTDRNLADIRRLVTRLDIPVRQVLIESRLVIASDDFSDELGVRFGYSRNGSIDGDSAVFGGTRPGAFNYGGTTGFEVPADEGTEGLLVDLPASNAAGSAGLAIGRVGSYLLQLELSAMESENRGEIISSPRVVTANQREAEIKQGVEIPFQEATSSGATSIEFREAVLGLVVTPQITPDDRVLLDLQVNQDSRGEDTPSGPAINTQSVRTQVLVDNGETVVLGGVFERTQTEGVERIPFFGELPLVGWMFRNRVSLDENSELLVFVTPRILDEQLGLNN, encoded by the coding sequence ATGACCCGCAACCATAACGGCCGGCGGCGGATGTGCCGGTTCCACGCGGCCGCGCTTGCGCTGCTGCTCCTGCTGATCGCCGGCAGCGCCGGCGCGGCGACGCTGCAGGACGTGGACTACAGCGCGCTGCCGGGCAACGCCGTGCAGATCACCTTCAACCTGGACGAACCGGTGGAGGCTCCGCGCACGTTCAACACCGAGAATCCGGCACGCATCGCGCTGGACTTCGTCGGCGTGCGCAACGGCCTCGCGGAGCGCTCGGTGGACATCGGCGAGGGCGTTGTGGAGGGGCTCTCCACGGCCGAGGCAGGCGGGCGCACGCGGGCCGTCCTGCGGCTCTCGCGGCTGGTGCCGTTTGACGTCAAGGTGCAGGGCAATCAGGTGTTCGTGACGGTGGCCGCGACCGCCGGCGACTCGGCTCCCGCGGCAAGCGCGCAGCCGGTGGCGAACGGCAACGGTGAGGCAGGCGCGGCGGCGGACGCCGACGACGGCGGCCGGCGCATCAATGGCGTCGACTTCCGCCGCGGCGGCGACGGCAGTGCCCGCATCATCGTCGAGCTCTCGGACGAGACCACGCCGGTGGACGTCAACCGCGAGGGCGGTCGCATCGTCGTGGACTTCCTCGGCGCCAGCGTCCCCGACCGGCTCCAGCGCCGCCTCGACGTCACCGACTTCGCCACGCCGGCCCGCTTCGTCGAGACCCGCCAGCGCAACGGCGACACCCGCGTCGCCATCGACGCCGAGGGCGAGTACGACCAGATCGCCTATCAGGCGGACAACACCTTCACCATCGAGCTTCAGCCCATCACCGAGGCCGAGCAGGAGCGCCGCGCCCGGGAGGAGCCGGAGTACACCGGTGAGCGCCTGTCGCTGAATTTCCAGGACATCGAGGTCCGCTCGGTGCTGCAGCTCATCGCCGATTTCACCGGGCTCAATATCGTCGTCAGCGATTCGGTGAGCGGCAACATCACCCTGCGCCTGCAGAACGTGCCCTGGGATCAGGCGCTCGACATCATTCTGCAGACCAAGGGCCTGGACAAGCGCACCAACGGCAACGTCATGCTGGTGGCGCCCGCCGAGGAGATCGCGGCCCGCGAGCGGCAGGAGCTGGAGTCCCGCGAGCAGCTGCGGGCACTGACACCGCTGCGCTCGGAATTCATCGAGATCAATTACGCGAAGGCCGCCGACCTCGCAGAGCTCATTCGCGGCATCGGCGGCGACGGCGGCGAGGACGGCGGTGACGAGGGCCTGCTCTCCGAGCGGGGCAGCATCAGCATCGACGAGCGCACCAATACCCTCATCGTGCGCGACACCGACCGCAACCTTGCCGACATCCGCCGGCTGGTGACGCGGCTGGACATCCCGGTGCGACAGGTGCTGATCGAGTCGCGGCTCGTGATCGCCAGCGACGACTTCAGCGACGAGCTGGGCGTGCGCTTCGGCTACAGCCGCAACGGCAGCATCGACGGCGACTCCGCCGTCTTCGGCGGCACGCGCCCCGGCGCCTTCAACTACGGTGGCACCACCGGCTTCGAGGTCCCTGCCGACGAGGGCACCGAGGGTCTGCTGGTGGATCTGCCGGCGAGCAACGCCGCGGGCTCCGCGGGGCTCGCCATCGGCCGGGTGGGCAGCTATCTCCTGCAGCTCGAGCTCTCCGCCATGGAGAGCGAGAACCGCGGCGAGATCATCTCCAGCCCGCGGGTGGTGACAGCCAATCAGCGCGAGGCCGAGATCAAGCAGGGCGTGGAAATCCCGTTCCAGGAGGCGACCTCCAGCGGCGCCACCAGCATCGAGTTCCGCGAGGCGGTGCTGGGCCTGGTGGTGACGCCGCAGATCACCCCCGACGACCGCGTGCTGCTGGATCTGCAGGTGAACCAGGACAGCCGGGGCGAGGACACCCCTTCCGGCCCCGCCATCAACACCCAGTCCGTGCGCACGCAGGTGCTGGTGGACAACGGCGAGACGGTGGTGCTGGGCGGCGTGTTCGAGCGCACCCAGACCGAGGGTGTGGAGCGCATCCCGTTCTTCGGCGAACTGCCGCTCGTGGGCTGGATGTTCCGCAACCGGGTGTCGCTGGACGAGAACAGCGAGCTGCTGGTGTTCGTCACCCCGCGCATCCTCGACGAGCAGCTCGGCCTGAATAACTGA
- a CDS encoding pilus assembly protein PilP — MSSARLGRWLTGATCALLLGGCAEGMGDLQRYIEQVRARPGGEIEPIPEMEPFETYAYPETLDANPFSVQSFAEPEPDDEAVADSGLQPDRSRPREVLEQFELDSLAYVGTLQREGERYALVQDPDGTIHRVQDGNYLGRNYGEIQRITPNSIELRELVPNQQGGWIEREASLALSE, encoded by the coding sequence ATGAGCAGCGCCCGCCTTGGCCGCTGGCTGACCGGCGCCACCTGTGCCCTGCTGCTTGGCGGCTGCGCCGAGGGCATGGGCGATCTGCAGCGCTACATCGAGCAGGTGCGCGCGCGTCCCGGCGGCGAGATCGAGCCCATCCCGGAGATGGAGCCGTTCGAGACCTACGCCTACCCGGAGACGCTGGACGCCAATCCGTTCTCGGTACAGTCCTTTGCCGAACCGGAGCCGGACGACGAGGCCGTGGCCGACTCCGGCCTCCAGCCTGACCGCAGCCGCCCGCGGGAGGTGCTCGAGCAGTTCGAGCTCGACTCCCTCGCCTACGTCGGCACCCTGCAGCGGGAGGGTGAGCGCTACGCCCTGGTGCAGGATCCCGACGGCACCATTCACCGCGTTCAGGACGGCAACTACCTGGGCCGTAACTACGGCGAGATCCAGCGGATCACGCCCAACTCCATCGAGCTGCGCGAGCTCGTGCCGAACCAGCAGGGTGGCTGGATCGAGCGCGAGGCCTCGCTGGCGTTGAGCGAATAG
- a CDS encoding type 4a pilus biogenesis protein PilO, with amino-acid sequence MDLEQFRNLDMNNPGGWPVAAKAIALVVVFALAIAASWYFDWSNQLQRLEQAEAREQQLRQEFETKQRRAANLEAYEAQLAEMEESFGAMLRQLPSRAEVSRLLVDISQTGLGAGLEFELFRPQDPLRREFYAELPVNIRVTGDYREFASFVSGVANLPRIVTLHDIAISRADGDGGSDSDADDPLRMELTARTYWYLDDETEEGGE; translated from the coding sequence ATGGATCTGGAGCAGTTCCGCAACCTGGACATGAACAACCCCGGTGGCTGGCCGGTGGCGGCCAAGGCCATCGCGCTGGTGGTGGTGTTCGCCCTCGCCATCGCCGCCAGCTGGTACTTCGACTGGAGCAATCAGCTGCAGCGCCTGGAGCAGGCGGAGGCCCGCGAGCAGCAGCTGCGCCAGGAGTTCGAGACCAAGCAGCGGCGGGCCGCGAACCTCGAGGCCTACGAGGCACAGCTCGCGGAGATGGAGGAATCCTTCGGTGCGATGCTGCGCCAGCTGCCAAGCCGCGCCGAGGTTTCCCGGCTGCTGGTGGACATCTCCCAGACCGGTCTCGGCGCCGGCCTGGAGTTCGAGCTGTTCCGGCCCCAGGACCCTCTGCGCCGCGAGTTCTACGCCGAGCTGCCGGTCAACATCCGGGTCACCGGTGACTACCGCGAGTTCGCGAGCTTTGTCAGCGGCGTGGCCAACCTGCCGCGGATCGTGACCCTGCACGACATCGCCATCAGCCGCGCCGACGGCGACGGGGGCAGTGACAGCGACGCGGACGACCCGCTGCGCATGGAGCTGACCGCCCGAACCTACTGGTATCTGGACGACGAGACAGAGGAGGGCGGGGAATGA
- a CDS encoding PilN domain-containing protein, producing MTTRINLLPWREERRKKRERDFYGMLGGALALGALVWFGVHTHLEGRIGYQNDRNAFIEREISRLERQIVRIRELESTKEQLIARMNVIQRLQQGRPEVVHLFEQFAITPPDGLYLDSIRQSGADVTMTGVAESNARVSNFMENLEASEWLEDPDLSVIEVEQREGTRVSNFTLTVTRERADDATDGDGEGS from the coding sequence ATGACCACACGCATCAATCTCCTCCCCTGGCGCGAGGAGCGGCGCAAGAAGCGCGAGCGGGACTTCTACGGCATGCTCGGCGGCGCGCTCGCCCTCGGCGCCCTGGTCTGGTTCGGCGTGCACACCCATCTGGAAGGCCGGATCGGCTACCAGAACGACCGCAACGCCTTCATCGAGCGCGAGATCTCGCGCCTCGAGCGGCAGATCGTGCGCATCCGCGAGCTGGAATCCACCAAGGAACAGCTGATCGCCCGCATGAACGTGATCCAGCGTCTGCAGCAGGGCCGCCCGGAGGTGGTGCACCTGTTCGAGCAGTTCGCCATCACGCCGCCGGATGGCCTGTACCTCGACAGCATCCGCCAGTCGGGTGCCGACGTGACGATGACCGGCGTGGCCGAATCCAATGCCCGTGTCTCCAATTTCATGGAGAACCTCGAGGCCTCGGAGTGGCTTGAGGATCCGGACCTCTCCGTGATCGAGGTCGAGCAGCGCGAGGGCACCCGGGTGAGCAACTTCACCCTCACGGTAACCCGGGAACGTGCCGATGACGCTACGGACGGCGACGGGGAGGGCTCCTGA
- a CDS encoding pilus assembly protein PilM, protein MALFRKKPVPMLGIDVSSTSVKLIELRGHDQRFRVESFAVEPLAQNAVIEKNISNIEAVSEGIRAAVRRSQTKLKQAAVAVPGSSAISRTLTLPAGLNDDELEAQVQLQADQYVPYPLEEVNLDFQIIGPAQRDPNEVEVLLVASRSENVDIRVDALEAAGLKAQLVDVESYALEETFTRLIAPELPEASEGTVAVVDVGATMTTLTVFEAQQIVYTRDQVFGGRQLTDEIMRRYGLSYEEAGRAKRQGGGLPDTYEEEVLAPFREAMSQQVGRSLQFFFGASQHNSVDHVVLAGGCAGVTGAAEAIADATGAPTTVANPFARMSVASRVKPQALADDAPAMMIACGLALRSFD, encoded by the coding sequence GTGGCCCTCTTCAGGAAGAAGCCCGTCCCGATGCTCGGCATCGACGTCAGCTCCACCTCGGTGAAGCTGATCGAGCTTCGCGGGCATGACCAGCGTTTCCGGGTGGAGAGCTTCGCCGTGGAGCCCCTTGCCCAGAACGCGGTGATCGAAAAGAACATCAGCAACATCGAGGCCGTGAGCGAGGGGATTCGCGCTGCCGTGCGCCGTTCCCAGACCAAGCTCAAGCAGGCCGCCGTCGCGGTTCCGGGCTCTTCCGCCATCAGCCGCACGCTCACCCTGCCGGCCGGGCTCAACGACGACGAGCTCGAGGCCCAGGTTCAGCTGCAGGCCGACCAGTATGTGCCCTATCCGCTGGAAGAGGTGAACCTCGACTTCCAGATCATCGGCCCCGCTCAGCGCGACCCCAACGAGGTCGAGGTGCTGCTGGTCGCCTCCCGCAGCGAGAACGTGGACATCCGTGTCGACGCGCTGGAGGCGGCAGGCCTGAAGGCACAGCTGGTGGACGTCGAGAGCTATGCCCTCGAGGAGACCTTCACTCGGCTGATCGCCCCGGAGCTGCCGGAGGCGTCCGAGGGCACCGTCGCGGTGGTGGATGTGGGCGCGACCATGACCACCCTCACCGTGTTCGAGGCCCAGCAGATCGTCTACACCCGGGACCAGGTCTTCGGCGGCCGCCAGCTCACCGACGAGATCATGCGCCGGTACGGGCTCTCGTACGAGGAGGCCGGGCGCGCCAAGCGTCAGGGCGGCGGGCTGCCGGACACCTACGAGGAGGAGGTGCTGGCCCCGTTCCGCGAGGCGATGAGCCAGCAGGTCGGGCGCTCGCTGCAGTTCTTCTTCGGCGCCAGCCAGCACAACAGCGTCGATCACGTCGTCCTTGCGGGCGGCTGCGCCGGCGTCACCGGGGCCGCGGAGGCCATCGCCGATGCCACCGGGGCGCCCACCACCGTGGCCAACCCCTTTGCCCGCATGTCCGTCGCCTCCCGGGTCAAGCCCCAGGCGCTGGCGGACGATGCTCCGGCCATGATGATCGCCTGCGGGCTGGCGCTGAGGAGCTTCGACTGA